One genomic segment of Rubripirellula amarantea includes these proteins:
- a CDS encoding DMT family transporter codes for MTTTRGLPEVPFVVRFSVAYACLMKAMRTGDVSAVTPFRYSRLLFGVGLGVFWFQETLSSQMMAGSALIIVSGLIIISRRS; via the coding sequence GTGACTACGACCCGCGGCTTGCCGGAAGTGCCTTTCGTTGTTCGCTTCTCCGTTGCGTATGCCTGCCTGATGAAAGCGATGCGAACAGGTGACGTGTCAGCGGTGACTCCCTTCCGATATTCTCGCCTGCTGTTTGGCGTCGGCTTGGGAGTCTTCTGGTTTCAAGAAACTCTCAGCTCGCAAATGATGGCGGGTTCCGCACTGATTATTGTTTCGGGGCTGATCATTATCAGCCGCCGCTCCTGA